From a single Lolium rigidum isolate FL_2022 chromosome 7, APGP_CSIRO_Lrig_0.1, whole genome shotgun sequence genomic region:
- the LOC124674704 gene encoding glyoxylate/hydroxypyruvate reductase HPR3-like, which translates to MASAGCNPAVILCRPPEASFSAALRERFRVLDFFASGELLPAFLAAAAAEPDPPRAAIVVGGGSVLVNASFLDALPSLRCVVSTGAGVDHIDLAECARRGVTVANSGEVYSTDVADYAVGLLLDVLRQVSAAGRYVRRGSWPVQGDYPLGSKLGGKRVGIIGLGNIGSRVAKRLEAFGCVIHYNSRKPKDSVPYKYFPSVHDLAAESDVLIVACALNTETRHIVNKNVLEALGKSGVIINIGRGSNIDEAELVLALKEGKIAGAGLDVFEHEPKVPAELFSMDNVVLSRHIAVFTKESRSDLHAHTIGNLEAFFSGQPLLSPVHADSVVL; encoded by the exons ATGGCATCGGCCGGCTGCAATCCGGCCGTCATCCTCTGCCGCCCGCCGGAAGCGTCCTTCTCCGCCGCGCTTCGCGAGCGCTTCCGCGTCCTCGACTTCTTCGCGTCCGGCGAGCTTCTCCCTGCCTTcctcgcggcggccgcggcggaacCGGATCCCCCGCGCGCCGCGATCGTTGTGGGCGGCGGCTCCGTGCTCGTCAACGCTTCGTTCCTTGACGCCCTCCCGTCCCTCCGCTGCGTCGTCAGCACGGGCGCCGGCGTCGACCACATCGACCTCGCCGAGTGCGCGCGCCGCGGCGTCACCGTCGCCAACTCCGGGGAGGTCTACTCCACCGACGTTGCCGACTACGCCGTCGGCCTCCTCCTAGACGTGCTCCGGCAGGTGTCAGCGGCGGGGCGGTACGTCCGGCGCGGGTCCTGGCCGGTGCAGGGCGACTATCCTCTCGGGTCCAAG CTTGGTGGCAAGCGTGTTGGCATCATCGGCTTGGGAAACATTGGCTCTCGGGTTGCAAAGAGGCTTGAAGCTTTTGGCTGTGTCATCCACTACAACTCGAGAAAACCGAAGGATTCAGTCCCCTACAAGTACTTCCCGAGCGTTCACGATCTTGCTGCTGAATCCGACGTGCTCATTGTCGCATGCGCGCTCAATACGGAGACCCGGCATATTGTGAACAAGAATGTGCTGGAGGCCCTCGGAAAGAGCGGTGTGATCATCAACATTGGGCGAGGATCGAACATCGATGAGGCGGAACTGGTCTTGGCACTCAAGGAGGGCAAGATCGCAGGCGCAGGCCTTGACGTCTTCGAGCATGAACCCAAGGTGCCGGCAGAGCTGTTCTCCATGGACAATGTAGTTTTATCGCGCCACATAGCGGTGTTTACGAAGGAGTCCAGGTCGGATCTCCACGCGCACACCATCGGCAATCTTGAAGCTTTCTTCTCCGGTCAGCCATTGCTCTCTCCAGTGCATGCTGATTCTGTAGTGCTGTGA